A portion of the Bombus pascuorum chromosome 8, iyBomPasc1.1, whole genome shotgun sequence genome contains these proteins:
- the LOC132909450 gene encoding protein dpy-30 homolog isoform X2 produces the protein MASGGENTTEERTEPATPAQPLTNVVSETAHRILAMNKDSDLTGAPPKKSRVELQSLPTRQYLDQTVVPILLQALSSLAKERPADPISFLAGYLLRNKSQYDNGESPPTSQ, from the exons AAAACACAACGGAGGAAAGGACTGAGCCAGCAACACCGGCACAACCCCTCACCAATGTTGTGAGCGAAACAGCGCAC AGGATACTAGCAATGAATAAGGATTCAGATCTGACTGGTGCGCCACCAAAGAAATCACGCGTTGAATTACAATCCTTGCCAACGAGGCAATATTTGGATCAGACTGTAGTTCCAATTTTGTTACAAGCTTTATCTAGTTTAGCCAAGGAACGACCTGCTGACCCCATTAGCTTTCTGGCTGGATACTTGCTGAGGAATAAAAGTCAATACGACAATGGTGAATCTCCACCTACTAGTCAATGA
- the LOC132909450 gene encoding protein dpy-30 homolog isoform X1 codes for MASGGAENTTEERTEPATPAQPLTNVVSETAHRILAMNKDSDLTGAPPKKSRVELQSLPTRQYLDQTVVPILLQALSSLAKERPADPISFLAGYLLRNKSQYDNGESPPTSQ; via the exons CAGAAAACACAACGGAGGAAAGGACTGAGCCAGCAACACCGGCACAACCCCTCACCAATGTTGTGAGCGAAACAGCGCAC AGGATACTAGCAATGAATAAGGATTCAGATCTGACTGGTGCGCCACCAAAGAAATCACGCGTTGAATTACAATCCTTGCCAACGAGGCAATATTTGGATCAGACTGTAGTTCCAATTTTGTTACAAGCTTTATCTAGTTTAGCCAAGGAACGACCTGCTGACCCCATTAGCTTTCTGGCTGGATACTTGCTGAGGAATAAAAGTCAATACGACAATGGTGAATCTCCACCTACTAGTCAATGA